A stretch of Lathyrus oleraceus cultivar Zhongwan6 chromosome 6, CAAS_Psat_ZW6_1.0, whole genome shotgun sequence DNA encodes these proteins:
- the LOC127096520 gene encoding vegetative cell wall protein gp1-like — MGRLRFFLNTVHQGGNFDERTFRNYTMEFEACQARKEEVPDGVFFAMFLAVFLYIRLRMIYRQNHSRPITNYTSSTINELTPTFPFPATINELTLTFPFPATINELTPTFTFPATINKLTPTFPFPATINELTPTFFPFSATINKLTQTFPFPATINELTPSFPFPITINKLTPTFPFPATINELTPTYPFPATINKLTPTFPFPATINELTQTFPFPATINELTPTFPFPATINDLTPTFPFPALINELSQTFPFSATINELTPTFPFLALINELSPTFPFPATINELTPTFPFPATINELTPTFPFPATINELTPTFPFPATINELTPTFPFPATINELTPTFSFLATINELTPTFPFLATINELTPTFPFPATINELTPTFPFPATINELTSTFPFPATIN; from the exons ATGGGCAGGTTGAGATTCTTTCTCAACACTGTGCATCAAGGTGGGAATTTTGATGAACGAACTTTTAGAAATTATACTATGGAATTTGAAGCGTGTCAAGCAAGAAAAGAAGAA GTGCCTGATGGTGTTTTCTTTGCAATGTTCTTGGCGGTGTTCTTGTATATACGTTTAAGAATG ATATATAGACAGAATCATAGCAGGCCTATAACAAATTACACATCTTCAACTATAAACGAATTAACTCCAACTTTTCCATTTCCTGCAACTATAAACGAATTAACCCTAACTTTTCCATTTCCTGCAACTATAAACGAATTAACTCCAACTTTTACATTTCCTGCCACTATAAACAAATTAACTCCAACTTTTCCATTTCCTGCAACTATAAACGAATTAACTCCAACTTTTTTTCCATTTTCTGCAACTATAAACAAATTAACTCAAACTTTTCCATTTCCTGCAACTATAAACGAATTAACTCCATCTTTTCCGTTTCCTATAACTATAAACAAATTAACTCCAACTTTTCCGTTTCCTGCAACTATAAACGAATTAACTCCAACTTATCCGTTTCCGGCAACTATAAACAAATTAACTCCAACTTTTCCATTTCCTGCAACTATAAACGAATTAACTCAAACTTTTCCGTTTCCTGCAACTATAAACGAATTAACTCCAACTTTTCCGTTTCCTGCAACTATAAACGATTTAACCCCAACTTTTCCATTTCCTGCACTTATAAACGAATTAAGTCAAACTTTTCCATTTTCTGCAACTATAAACGAATTAACTCCAACTTTTCCATTTCTTGCACTTATAAACGAATTAAGTCCAACTTTTCCATTTCCTGCAACTATAAACGAATTAACTCCAACTTTTCCATTTCCTGCAACTATAAACGAATTAACTCCAACTTTTCCATTTCCTGCAACTATAAACGAATTAACTCCAACTTTTCCATTTCCTGCAACTATAAACGAATTAACTCCAACTTTTCCGTTTCCTGCAACTATAAACGAATTAACTCCAACTTTTTCGTTTCTTGCAACTATAAACGAATTAACTCCAACTTTTCCATTTCTTGCAACTATAAACGAATTAACTCCAACTTTTCCATTTCCTGCAACTATAAACGAATTAACTCCAACTTTTCCGTTTCCTGCAACTATAAACGAATTAACTTCAACTTTTCCGTTTCCTGCAACTATAAACTAA
- the LOC127096521 gene encoding uncharacterized protein LOC127096521 yields MVAGNGKVGVNSFIVAGNGKVGVNSFIVAGNGKVGLNSFIVVGNGKVGVSSFIVAGNGKVGVNSFIVAGNRKVGVNSLIVVGNRKVGVNSLIVAGNKKVGVNSLIVAENGKVGVNSFIVAENGKVGVNSFIVAGNGKVEIIRNRKVGVNSFIVAGNGKAGVNSFIVAGNGKVGVNSFIVAGNGKVGVNSFIVAGNGKVGVNSFIVAGNGKVGVNSFIVAGNGKVGVNLFIVAGNVKVGVNSFIVAGNGKVRVNSFIVAGNGKVGVNSFIVEDV; encoded by the exons ATGGTTGCAGGAAATGGAAAAGTTGGAGTTAATTCGTTTATTGTTGCAGGAAATGGAAAAGTTGGAGTTAATTCGTTTATAGTTGCAGGAAATGGAAAAGTTGGACTTAATTCGTTTATAGTTGTAGGAAATGGAAAAGTTGGAGTTAGTTCGTTTATAGTTGCAGGAAATGGAAAAGTTGGAGTTAATTCGTTTATAGTTGCAGGAAACAGAAAAGTTGGAGTTAATTCGCTTATAGTTGTAGGAAACAGAAAAGTTGGAGTTAATTCGCTTATAGTTGCAGGAAACAAAAAAGTTGGAGTTAATTCGCTTATAGTTGCAGAAAACGGAAAAGTTGGAGTTAATTCGTTTATAGTTGCAGAAAACGGAAAGGTTGGAGTTAATTCGTTTATAGTTGCAGGAAACGGAAAAGTTGAGATAATTC GAAACAGAAAAGTTGGAGTTAATTCGTTTATAGTTGCAGGAAACGGAAAAGCTGGAGTTAATTCGTTTATAGTTGCAGGAAACGGAAAAGTTGGAGTTAATTCGTTTATAGTTGCAGGAAACGGAAAAGTTGGAGTTAATTCGTTTATAGTTGCAGGAAATGGAAAAGTTGGAGTTAATTCGTTTATAGTTGCAGGAAACGGAAAAGTTGGAGTTAATTCGTTTATAGTTGCAGGAAATGGAAAAGTTGGAGTTAATTTGTTTATAGTGGCAGGAAATGTAAAAGTCGGAGTTAATTCGTTTATAGTTGCAGGAAATGGAAAAGTTAGGGTTAATTCGTTTATAGTTGCAGGAAATGGAAAAGTTGGAGTTAATTCGTTTATAGTTGAAGATGTGTAA